Proteins co-encoded in one Acidovorax sp. 69 genomic window:
- a CDS encoding PepSY domain-containing protein: protein MLSPTALRRWSWTHKWSSLVCTVFMLLLCITGLPLIFHHEIGHLLGTEVEAPAMPASAPRASLDRVLATAQALHPERVVQFVSHAEGDDNVWFVTLTPTPAPTDDFRSVALDARTAQVLAQPRFDEGFMYVMFKLHVDLFAGLPGKLFLGFMGLLLLVAIVTGVVLYAPFMRKLAFGEVRRERSKRVKWLDLHNLLGIVTLVWAFVVGGTGMINTWADLIIKYWQHDQLSVLLKPYEGQPIVPATERGPLQQALQATQAQAPGTRLSFIAFPGTAFSSPHHHTFFMRGNEPLTSKLLKPVLVDARTAEVTAAPQLPWYLTALLVSQPLHFGDYGGMPMKIIWALLDMATIVVLGSGLYLWLRKGVQAGSTTAAATVQGHTTPPTTPASTMVARTGRTPPSTEGRA from the coding sequence ATGCTGAGCCCCACCGCCCTGCGCCGCTGGAGCTGGACCCACAAGTGGTCCAGCCTGGTGTGCACCGTCTTCATGCTGCTGCTGTGCATCACCGGCCTGCCGCTGATCTTTCACCACGAAATCGGCCATCTGCTGGGCACCGAGGTGGAGGCGCCTGCCATGCCCGCCAGCGCGCCCCGCGCCAGCCTCGACCGGGTGCTGGCCACCGCGCAGGCGCTGCACCCCGAGCGCGTGGTGCAGTTCGTATCGCACGCAGAGGGCGATGACAACGTGTGGTTCGTCACGCTCACGCCCACACCAGCGCCCACCGATGACTTCCGCTCGGTGGCGTTGGATGCGCGCACGGCGCAGGTGCTGGCGCAGCCACGGTTTGACGAAGGCTTCATGTACGTGATGTTCAAGCTGCATGTGGACCTGTTCGCAGGACTGCCAGGCAAGCTGTTTCTGGGTTTCATGGGCTTGCTGCTGCTGGTGGCCATCGTCACGGGGGTGGTGTTGTATGCGCCGTTCATGCGCAAGCTGGCGTTTGGCGAGGTACGGCGAGAGCGCTCCAAGCGGGTGAAGTGGCTGGATCTGCACAACCTGCTGGGCATCGTCACGCTGGTGTGGGCCTTTGTGGTGGGGGGCACGGGCATGATCAATACGTGGGCAGACCTGATCATCAAATACTGGCAGCACGACCAGCTCTCGGTGCTGCTCAAGCCCTATGAGGGCCAGCCCATCGTGCCCGCCACAGAGCGCGGCCCGCTGCAGCAGGCACTGCAGGCCACACAGGCCCAGGCGCCGGGCACCAGGCTGTCGTTCATTGCGTTCCCGGGCACGGCGTTCTCCAGCCCGCACCACCACACGTTCTTCATGCGGGGCAATGAGCCGCTCACCTCCAAGCTGCTCAAGCCCGTGCTGGTGGATGCGCGCACGGCCGAGGTCACTGCTGCGCCGCAGCTGCCCTGGTACCTGACGGCGTTGCTGGTGTCGCAGCCGCTGCACTTTGGCGACTACGGCGGCATGCCGATGAAGATCATTTGGGCGCTGCTCGACATGGCCACCATCGTGGTGCTGGGCAGTGGGCTGTATCTGTGGCTGCGCAAGGGTGTGCAGGCGGGCAGCACCACCGCAGCCGCCACGGTGCAAGGCCACACCACGCCGCCCACCACGCCAGCTAGCACGATGGTGGCGCGCACCGGCCGCACGCCTCCAAGCACAGAGGGCCGCGCATGA
- a CDS encoding TonB-dependent siderophore receptor translates to MHAFHQPHTLRPLTAALLAAFCGAALAQNAPPATATQILGEVTVQSSGADDGYAPAAASTATKGSAPLRDVPQAVNVVPAQLLRDQGARSMEDALRNVPGVAMSHGDGQRDQVVIRGFTAIADQFVDGVRDDALYFRDLADIERIEVLKGPAAVLYGRGSSGGLINRVTKKPKFGETSGEASVGLGSFDYRRATADVNVGISDTAAFRVNAAVEDSGSYRDQQFVKRHNFAPSLALKLAAQTDLLLQYTNARDKRLTDFGIPALNGRPVNVPAGTYYGSSNAAQDDTTTSTMQSLAATLNHRFNDDWSVRNVTRAYDYALDRYNTLPGGTTNPVNMTVGRTRAFILRDEKGVFNQTDLTWRNQLGGLKQEWLMGMELGSQKKRSESVSGGADRVSILNPSGVAAPAIPAASYTADNAIPSHTTQDTAALYWQDQITLAPQWKALVGARYDVFKQQTEFDRKLATLSRTDKKFSPRAGLVWQPSDAVSYYVSYSKSFQPSAEAFALATNNEAAEPEITQNKEIGVKLDLLDGRMNITGALFNLERTNIKNTDPTNPSRQINVGTQRTNGLELTTSGRLTGRWDVSAGYAWLDGRMTKSLATTSSLQLPTQTVAAQGKVAPLTPRNSAFLWAMKDLGHGLRVGGGMNYVGARFTSLTNLVTLPAYTTLDAALQYTLGQWDVDVNIKNLTNRKHYVSAHGSNDNLILPGSPRAVQVTLRTRF, encoded by the coding sequence ATGCACGCATTCCACCAACCCCACACACTGCGCCCGCTGACAGCAGCCCTGCTCGCAGCCTTCTGCGGCGCCGCTCTGGCGCAAAACGCGCCGCCCGCCACCGCCACACAGATCCTGGGTGAGGTCACCGTGCAATCGTCCGGCGCGGACGACGGCTACGCCCCGGCAGCCGCCAGCACCGCCACCAAGGGCAGTGCACCCCTGCGTGATGTGCCCCAGGCCGTCAACGTGGTGCCCGCCCAATTGCTGCGCGACCAGGGCGCCCGCTCGATGGAAGACGCCCTGCGCAATGTGCCCGGCGTGGCCATGAGCCACGGCGACGGCCAGCGCGACCAGGTGGTGATTCGTGGCTTCACGGCGATTGCCGACCAGTTTGTGGACGGGGTGCGCGACGATGCGCTGTACTTCCGCGACCTGGCCGACATCGAGCGCATCGAAGTGCTCAAAGGCCCGGCCGCCGTGTTGTATGGGCGCGGCTCGTCGGGTGGCCTCATCAACCGCGTGACCAAGAAGCCAAAGTTCGGCGAAACCTCGGGCGAGGCCAGCGTGGGCCTGGGCAGTTTTGACTACCGCCGCGCCACGGCCGATGTGAATGTGGGCATCAGCGACACTGCCGCCTTTCGCGTCAACGCCGCCGTGGAAGACTCTGGCAGCTACCGCGACCAGCAGTTTGTGAAGCGCCACAACTTTGCGCCCTCGCTCGCGCTCAAGCTCGCCGCCCAAACCGACCTCTTGCTGCAGTACACCAACGCGCGCGACAAGCGCCTGACGGACTTCGGCATCCCTGCCCTGAACGGCCGCCCGGTCAATGTGCCCGCTGGCACCTACTACGGCTCCAGCAACGCCGCACAGGACGACACCACCACCAGCACGATGCAGTCGCTGGCAGCCACGCTCAACCACCGCTTCAACGACGACTGGTCGGTGCGCAACGTGACACGCGCCTACGACTACGCACTTGACCGCTACAACACCCTGCCCGGCGGCACCACCAACCCCGTGAACATGACGGTGGGCCGCACGCGCGCTTTCATCCTCCGCGATGAAAAAGGGGTGTTCAACCAGACCGATCTGACCTGGCGCAACCAGCTGGGCGGCCTCAAGCAGGAATGGCTGATGGGCATGGAGCTGGGCTCGCAAAAGAAACGCTCCGAATCGGTCTCGGGCGGGGCCGACCGCGTCTCCATCCTCAACCCCTCGGGCGTGGCGGCACCAGCGATTCCGGCGGCCAGCTACACCGCCGACAACGCCATCCCAAGCCACACCACCCAAGACACTGCCGCACTGTACTGGCAGGATCAGATCACATTGGCCCCACAGTGGAAGGCGCTGGTGGGGGCACGCTACGACGTGTTCAAGCAACAGACGGAGTTTGACCGCAAGCTCGCCACGCTCTCGCGCACCGACAAGAAGTTCAGCCCCCGCGCAGGTCTCGTATGGCAACCCAGCGATGCGGTGTCGTACTACGTGTCGTACAGCAAGTCGTTCCAACCCTCGGCCGAAGCGTTTGCGCTGGCCACCAACAACGAGGCGGCAGAACCCGAGATCACGCAGAACAAGGAAATCGGCGTCAAGCTGGACCTGCTGGACGGCCGCATGAATATCACGGGCGCACTCTTCAATCTGGAGCGCACCAACATCAAGAACACCGACCCCACCAACCCCTCACGCCAGATCAACGTGGGCACGCAGCGCACCAACGGCCTGGAGCTGACCACCAGTGGCCGCCTGACGGGCCGCTGGGATGTGAGTGCAGGCTATGCCTGGCTGGATGGCCGCATGACGAAATCATTGGCCACCACCAGCTCGCTGCAACTGCCCACACAGACCGTCGCAGCGCAAGGCAAAGTGGCCCCCCTGACACCGCGCAACTCGGCCTTCCTGTGGGCCATGAAGGACCTGGGCCACGGCCTGCGCGTGGGTGGCGGCATGAACTACGTGGGCGCGCGCTTCACCTCGCTGACCAACCTGGTCACGCTGCCCGCATACACCACGCTGGACGCGGCGCTGCAGTACACGCTGGGCCAGTGGGATGTGGACGTGAACATCAAGAACCTCACCAACCGCAAGCACTATGTGTCGGCCCATGGCAGCAACGACAACCTGATCCTGCCGGGCTCACCGCGGGCGGTGCAGGTGACGCTGCGGACGCGGTTCTGA
- a CDS encoding DUF3325 domain-containing protein, translated as MSAFFLCFSAWSAIALGLDRHHEDVWGHEGTARQLLHLRRAGWLVLLFSLWLAARPAGGGTPASLGVAAWVVALSLSALAVTAAVTWLPRRAPALAGAALVGGLTAWAGGW; from the coding sequence ATGTCCGCCTTCTTTCTCTGTTTTTCAGCCTGGTCAGCCATTGCACTGGGCTTGGACCGCCACCACGAAGACGTGTGGGGCCACGAAGGCACCGCGCGCCAGCTGCTACACCTGCGCCGCGCCGGATGGCTGGTGCTGCTCTTTTCGCTGTGGCTGGCGGCCCGCCCCGCTGGCGGCGGCACCCCGGCCTCGCTCGGCGTTGCAGCGTGGGTGGTCGCACTGTCGCTATCGGCCCTGGCTGTAACAGCTGCCGTGACCTGGTTGCCCAGGCGCGCACCCGCACTCGCCGGTGCCGCCCTGGTGGGCGGCCTCACGGCCTGGGCCGGGGGCTGGTAG
- a CDS encoding PepSY domain-containing protein, whose translation MNLNTLPAGAAAAPQPAKTPKDREGFRQAMSWLHTWAGLVLGWLLFAIFLTGTLSFFKSEFNLWMRPEVHGLPAADAHVAPKALAALQRRVPDVTQWIMRLPDERDPAVTLLWRDTGNGRFETLRMNPQTGEAITTRDTMGGDFFYRFHFELRTAQKGRWAIQGRWVVGAATLMMFIALLTGIVTHRRFFKDFFTFRPAKGGQRAWLDAHNVSGVLVLPFYLMITFSGLMIFHTLYMPSGIATAYRSDKGIDSNAYFADLQGEKPERRVRRGASDKVDPLPPIALERIVDAASTRWSGGRIGTLQARRDAEGRAVVEVTRHEGDRLQYRPPRLLFDGVTGQWLEQADPTSPAVTTYGVLYGLHMARFAGPGMRWALFGFGLLGSLMIATGMVLWTVKRSARRQTPSQRKGAARDAATTSAPHTTTPRIPFGERLVTAINMATLGGLPLACGVFLASNRLLPLTTDHRADAELACFFSTWGMALLWGLWSTVVRPHRAGWSVLMAAGAAVWTTLPLLNAITTPTHLGITLPAGEWMWAGMDLSFLVTGALMGWLAWRLRPGRSRQHKAASTRTPRTAPEAALAATPDVSTSGA comes from the coding sequence ATGAACCTCAACACGCTCCCCGCAGGGGCGGCCGCAGCCCCCCAACCGGCCAAAACACCCAAAGACCGCGAAGGTTTTCGCCAAGCCATGTCATGGCTGCACACCTGGGCCGGGCTGGTGCTGGGATGGTTGCTGTTTGCCATCTTCCTCACCGGCACGCTGTCGTTCTTCAAGAGCGAATTCAATCTGTGGATGCGACCCGAGGTGCACGGACTGCCTGCGGCCGATGCCCATGTCGCCCCCAAGGCCCTGGCTGCGCTGCAACGCCGGGTGCCCGATGTGACGCAATGGATCATGCGCCTGCCCGACGAGCGCGACCCCGCCGTGACACTGCTGTGGCGCGACACGGGCAATGGCCGTTTTGAGACCCTGCGCATGAACCCGCAAACCGGCGAGGCCATCACCACGCGCGACACCATGGGCGGCGACTTCTTCTACCGCTTTCACTTCGAACTGCGCACAGCGCAAAAAGGCCGCTGGGCGATTCAGGGCCGCTGGGTGGTGGGCGCGGCCACGCTGATGATGTTCATTGCACTGCTCACCGGCATCGTCACGCACCGGCGGTTTTTCAAGGACTTCTTCACCTTCCGTCCCGCCAAGGGCGGGCAACGCGCCTGGCTGGATGCACACAACGTCAGCGGTGTGCTGGTGTTGCCGTTCTACCTGATGATCACCTTCAGCGGGCTGATGATCTTTCACACGCTGTATATGCCGTCGGGCATTGCCACCGCATACCGCAGCGACAAGGGAATCGACTCAAACGCCTATTTTGCCGACCTGCAGGGCGAGAAACCCGAGCGCCGGGTGCGGCGCGGGGCCAGCGACAAGGTCGACCCTTTGCCACCCATTGCGCTGGAGCGCATCGTGGATGCAGCCAGCACGCGCTGGAGCGGCGGGCGCATTGGCACGCTGCAGGCGCGCCGCGATGCCGAAGGTCGCGCGGTGGTCGAAGTCACCCGCCACGAAGGCGACCGCCTGCAATACCGCCCGCCACGCCTGCTGTTTGACGGCGTCACGGGCCAATGGCTGGAGCAGGCCGACCCTACCAGCCCCGCAGTCACCACCTATGGCGTGCTCTACGGCCTGCACATGGCGCGTTTTGCAGGGCCTGGCATGCGCTGGGCACTGTTCGGCTTCGGACTGCTGGGCAGCCTGATGATTGCCACGGGCATGGTGCTGTGGACGGTCAAGCGCAGCGCACGCCGACAAACACCATCGCAACGCAAAGGCGCGGCCAGGGACGCCGCGACCACCAGCGCCCCGCACACAACAACACCACGCATACCGTTCGGCGAGCGTCTGGTGACCGCCATCAACATGGCCACACTGGGTGGATTGCCGCTGGCATGTGGTGTGTTCCTGGCATCCAACCGCCTGCTGCCCTTGACCACCGACCACCGAGCCGACGCCGAGCTGGCCTGCTTCTTCAGCACCTGGGGCATGGCCCTGCTGTGGGGCCTTTGGAGCACCGTGGTGCGCCCCCACCGCGCGGGGTGGAGCGTGCTGATGGCCGCAGGGGCGGCGGTGTGGACAACGCTGCCCCTGCTCAATGCCATCACCACCCCCACACACCTGGGGATCACGCTGCCGGCAGGTGAGTGGATGTGGGCAGGCATGGACCTGTCGTTCCTGGTCACAGGGGCACTCATGGGTTGGCTCGCGTGGCGGTTGCGGCCCGGTCGATCCCGCCAACACAAGGCTGCAAGCACCAGGACGCCACGCACAGCCCCGGAGGCCGCACTGGCGGCCACGCCAGACGTTTCGACCTCGGGAGCCTGA
- a CDS encoding DUF3649 domain-containing protein, translating into MKTARADWRYRLAIMSRTLAATAGGYALAAGFAAALTLGLVPFMPRVEAVLTATMLAWLAYALAAAWAFYARTAWGAWGGTLLPALALGACATTPQWTQWMRTAA; encoded by the coding sequence ATGAAGACGGCCCGCGCCGACTGGCGCTACCGCCTGGCCATCATGTCGCGCACTCTGGCTGCCACTGCAGGCGGCTATGCACTGGCAGCGGGCTTCGCGGCGGCACTGACACTGGGGCTCGTGCCGTTCATGCCCCGTGTGGAGGCCGTCCTCACAGCCACCATGCTGGCCTGGTTGGCCTATGCGCTGGCAGCTGCCTGGGCGTTTTACGCACGCACGGCCTGGGGCGCCTGGGGCGGCACGCTGCTGCCAGCACTGGCCCTGGGTGCCTGCGCCACCACCCCGCAATGGACGCAATGGATGAGGACCGCCGCATGA
- the bfr gene encoding bacterioferritin — protein MKGDAQVIGHLQAQLKNELTAINQYFLHYRMLKHWGFDKLAKKEYSESIGEMKHADWLMDRIFMLDGLPNLQDLAKLQVGEDVPEILACDLRSEQGAQATIKDGIAHCETVRDYVSRDLLQKILDDTEEHIDFLETQIDLIDKVGLPNYLQSQMGEAE, from the coding sequence ATGAAAGGTGACGCACAAGTCATTGGCCATCTGCAGGCCCAGCTCAAGAACGAACTCACGGCCATCAACCAGTATTTTTTGCACTACCGCATGCTCAAGCACTGGGGCTTCGACAAGCTGGCCAAGAAGGAATACTCCGAGTCGATCGGGGAGATGAAGCATGCCGACTGGCTCATGGACCGCATCTTCATGCTCGACGGCCTGCCCAACCTGCAAGATCTGGCCAAGCTGCAAGTGGGTGAGGATGTGCCCGAGATTCTGGCGTGCGACCTGCGCTCCGAGCAAGGCGCGCAGGCCACGATCAAAGACGGTATCGCCCACTGCGAAACGGTGCGTGACTATGTCTCGCGCGACCTGCTGCAAAAGATCCTGGACGACACCGAGGAGCACATCGACTTCCTCGAAACCCAGATCGACCTGATCGACAAGGTTGGCCTGCCCAACTATCTGCAGTCGCAAATGGGCGAAGCGGAATAG
- the ahpC gene encoding alkyl hydroperoxide reductase subunit C — MSLINTQVQPFKTTAFVNRAGKGEFIDLTEQSLKGKWSVLIFMPAAFTFNCPTEIEDAADNYAAFQAAGAEVYIVTTDTHFSHKVWHETSDAVGKAKFPLVGDPTHQLTNAFGVHIPEEGLALRGTFVINPDGVIKTMEIHSNEIARDVSETLRKLKAAQFTAANPGQVCPAKWKEGAKTLTPSLDLVGKI, encoded by the coding sequence ATGTCCCTGATCAATACGCAAGTTCAGCCCTTCAAGACCACCGCTTTCGTCAACCGCGCCGGCAAGGGTGAATTCATCGACCTGACCGAGCAGTCCCTCAAGGGCAAGTGGTCCGTGCTGATCTTCATGCCTGCAGCGTTCACTTTCAACTGCCCCACCGAAATCGAAGACGCTGCCGACAACTATGCTGCGTTCCAGGCGGCTGGTGCCGAGGTCTACATCGTCACCACCGACACCCACTTCTCGCACAAGGTCTGGCACGAAACGTCGGACGCCGTGGGCAAGGCCAAGTTTCCCCTGGTCGGCGACCCTACGCACCAGCTGACCAACGCTTTCGGCGTGCACATCCCTGAAGAAGGCCTGGCACTGCGCGGCACCTTTGTGATCAACCCTGATGGCGTGATCAAGACGATGGAAATCCACTCCAACGAAATCGCCCGTGACGTGTCGGAAACCCTGCGCAAGCTCAAGGCTGCCCAGTTCACCGCCGCCAACCCTGGCCAGGTCTGCCCCGCCAAGTGGAAGGAAGGCGCCAAGACCCTGACGCCTTCGCTGGACCTGGTTGGCAAGATCTAA
- the ahpF gene encoding alkyl hydroperoxide reductase subunit F, translating to MLDEQLKTQLAAYLERVQQPFELVASLDDSETARDMRELLTTIQSLRSDKITLRTDGNDARKPSFSLQRVGATNALRFAGLPLGHEFTSLVLALLWTGGHPPKVEQDVIDSIKALDGDFNFEVYMSLTCHNCPDVVQALSLMTIVNPKVKTTVIEGGAFQQEVTDREIMAVPMVFLNGQVFGSGRMTIEEIVAKLDTGSAAREAAKLSAKAPYDVLIVGGGPAGAAAAVYAARKGIRTGVAAERFGGQVNDTLAIENYISVLETDGPKFAAALEAHTRAYGVDIMNLQRADKIIPAEQPGGLIEVQLANGGSLKSKTVILSTGARWRNVNVPGEAEYKNKGVAYCPHCDGPLFKGKRTAVIGGGNSGVEAAIDLAGIVAHVTLVEFADQLKADAVLVNKLKSLPNVTIHTNAQTTEITGADGKVNGLKYKDRATNVEHPVPLEGVFVQIGLVPNTEWLKGTVDLSKFGEIIVDSHGRTNLPGVFAAGDCTTVPFKQIVIAAGDGSKAALSAFDHLIRMPVVSAAGASGVAPATAQVAVAA from the coding sequence ATGCTCGACGAACAACTCAAGACCCAACTCGCCGCCTACCTGGAGCGCGTGCAGCAGCCGTTTGAGCTGGTGGCTTCCCTGGACGACAGCGAGACGGCGCGCGACATGCGCGAGCTGCTGACGACCATTCAATCGCTGCGCAGCGACAAGATCACCCTGCGCACCGACGGCAACGACGCGCGCAAGCCTTCGTTCAGCCTGCAGCGCGTGGGCGCCACCAACGCGCTGCGTTTTGCCGGCCTGCCCCTGGGCCATGAGTTCACCTCGCTGGTGCTGGCCCTGCTGTGGACAGGCGGCCACCCACCCAAGGTCGAGCAGGACGTGATCGATTCGATCAAGGCCCTGGACGGTGACTTCAATTTCGAGGTCTACATGAGCCTGACCTGCCACAACTGCCCCGACGTGGTGCAGGCGCTGTCGCTCATGACCATCGTCAACCCCAAGGTCAAGACCACCGTGATCGAAGGCGGCGCGTTCCAGCAGGAAGTGACTGATCGCGAGATCATGGCCGTGCCCATGGTCTTCCTGAACGGCCAGGTGTTCGGCTCGGGCCGCATGACCATCGAAGAAATCGTGGCCAAGCTCGACACCGGCTCTGCCGCCCGCGAAGCCGCCAAGCTCAGCGCCAAAGCGCCCTATGACGTGCTCATCGTCGGCGGTGGCCCTGCGGGCGCCGCAGCCGCTGTGTACGCCGCCCGCAAAGGCATCCGCACCGGCGTGGCCGCCGAGCGTTTTGGCGGCCAGGTCAACGACACGCTGGCCATCGAGAACTACATCTCGGTGCTCGAAACCGACGGCCCCAAGTTTGCCGCCGCACTCGAAGCACACACCCGTGCGTACGGCGTGGACATCATGAACCTGCAGCGCGCAGACAAGATCATTCCTGCTGAGCAGCCCGGTGGCCTCATCGAAGTGCAACTGGCCAACGGTGGCTCGCTGAAGTCCAAGACGGTAATCCTCTCGACCGGCGCCCGCTGGCGCAACGTGAACGTGCCCGGCGAAGCCGAGTACAAGAACAAGGGCGTGGCCTATTGCCCGCATTGCGACGGCCCGCTGTTCAAGGGCAAGCGCACGGCCGTGATCGGCGGCGGCAACTCGGGGGTCGAGGCGGCCATCGACCTGGCCGGCATCGTGGCCCATGTCACGCTGGTGGAGTTTGCCGACCAGCTCAAGGCCGACGCTGTGCTGGTCAACAAGCTGAAAAGCCTGCCCAACGTGACCATCCATACCAACGCGCAGACCACCGAGATCACCGGCGCCGACGGCAAGGTCAACGGCCTCAAGTACAAGGACCGCGCCACGAATGTGGAGCACCCCGTGCCGCTCGAAGGCGTGTTCGTACAGATCGGCTTGGTGCCCAACACCGAATGGCTCAAGGGCACGGTGGATCTGTCCAAGTTTGGCGAGATCATCGTGGACTCGCATGGCCGCACCAACCTGCCCGGTGTGTTCGCAGCGGGTGACTGCACCACGGTGCCGTTCAAGCAGATCGTGATCGCGGCGGGCGACGGCTCCAAGGCGGCGCTCAGTGCTTTCGACCACCTGATCCGTATGCCGGTGGTATCGGCCGCTGGCGCATCCGGCGTGGCCCCTGCGACCGCGCAGGTGGCTGTGGCCGCGTGA
- a CDS encoding pyruvate, water dikinase regulatory protein, whose product MHSRTVFFVSDGTGITAETFGNAILAQFEMKPRHVRLPFIDTVDKAHQAVRQINHTGEVEGKKPVVFTTLVNMEVLKVIQDGCKGMLLDMFGTFVHPLEEELGIKSHHRVGRFSDVSRSKEYTDRIEAINFSLAHDDGQSNRDLAGADVILVGVSRSGKTPTSLYLAMQCGLKAANYPLIPEDFERRQLPPALMPFQKKIFGLTISPERLAEIRAERRPNSKYASLENCRAEVAEAEAMMRRAGIRWLSTTTKSIEEIATTILQEVRPERLVY is encoded by the coding sequence ATGCACTCGCGAACAGTATTTTTTGTGTCCGACGGCACTGGTATCACCGCCGAAACCTTCGGCAATGCCATCCTGGCCCAGTTCGAGATGAAGCCGCGCCATGTGCGCCTGCCCTTCATCGACACCGTGGACAAGGCCCACCAGGCGGTGCGGCAGATCAACCACACCGGCGAGGTCGAGGGCAAAAAGCCCGTGGTCTTCACCACCCTGGTCAACATGGAGGTGCTCAAGGTCATCCAGGACGGCTGCAAAGGCATGCTGCTGGACATGTTCGGCACCTTTGTGCACCCGCTGGAAGAAGAGCTGGGCATCAAGTCGCACCACCGCGTGGGCCGCTTCAGTGACGTGAGCCGCAGCAAGGAATACACCGACCGTATCGAAGCCATCAACTTCAGCCTGGCGCACGACGATGGCCAAAGCAACCGCGATCTGGCAGGCGCCGACGTGATTCTGGTCGGCGTGAGCCGCAGCGGCAAAACCCCCACCAGCCTGTACCTGGCCATGCAGTGTGGCCTGAAGGCCGCCAACTACCCGCTGATCCCCGAGGACTTCGAGCGCCGCCAGTTGCCGCCCGCGTTGATGCCGTTCCAGAAAAAGATCTTCGGCCTGACCATCAGCCCCGAGCGCCTGGCCGAGATCCGCGCCGAGCGCCGCCCCAACTCCAAATACGCCAGCCTCGAAAACTGCCGAGCCGAAGTGGCCGAGGCCGAAGCCATGATGCGCCGCGCGGGCATCCGATGGCTGTCCACCACCACCAAGTCCATCGAAGAAATCGCCACCACCATCCTGCAAGAGGTGCGGCCCGAGCGGCTGGTGTATTGA